From the Rhinolophus sinicus isolate RSC01 linkage group LG02, ASM3656204v1, whole genome shotgun sequence genome, one window contains:
- the RABL2B gene encoding rab-like protein 2B isoform X6, translating to MEVDFWDTAGQERFRGMHASYYHKAHACIMVFDVQRKVTYKNLHSWYTELREFRPEIPCIVVANKIDADIKVTQKSFNFARKFSLPLYFVSAADGTNVVKLFNDAIRLAVSYKQNSQDFMDEVLQELENFDLEQKAADDPDREQRGALEGPAPS from the exons ATGGAGGTAG ATTTCTGGGACACGGCAGGCCAGGAGCGGTTCCGGGGTATGCACGCCTCCTACTACCACAAGGCCCACGCTTGCATCATG GTGTTTGATGTACAGAGGAAAGTCACATACAAGAACCTGCACAGCTGGTACACGGAGCTTCGGGAGTTCAGGCCAGAGATCCCTTGCATCGTGGTGGCCAATAAAATCGACG CAGACATAAAGGTGACCCAGAAAAGCTTCAACTTTGCCAGGAAGTTCTCCCTACCCCTGTACTTTGTCTCAGCTGCTGATGGCACCAATGTCGTGAAG CTCTTCAACGATGCAATTCGATTAGCTGTGTCTTACAAACAGAATTCCCAGGACTTCATGGATGAGGTTTTGCAGGAGCTTGAG AACTTTGACTTGGAGCAGAAAGCAGCAGATGATCCAGACCGAGAGCAGCGTGGTGCCCTCGAGGGCCCAGCCCCCTCCTGA
- the RABL2B gene encoding rab-like protein 2B isoform X1, with protein sequence MAEDRAKPCELDQKKYDADDSVKIICLGDSAVGKSKLMERFLMDGLYPSRLEMLLVPAALPPSCQLTPMPTPVPQWPRDGDFWDTAGQERFRGMHASYYHKAHACIMVFDVQRKVTYKNLHSWYTELREFRPEIPCIVVANKIDADIKVTQKSFNFARKFSLPLYFVSAADGTNVVKLFNDAIRLAVSYKQNSQDFMDEVLQELENFDLEQKAADDPDREQRGALEGPAPS encoded by the exons ATGGCCGAGGACAGAGCCAAACCCTGTGAGCTGGACCAAAAGAAATATGATGCTGATGACAGTGTGAAGATCATATGCCTGGGGGACAGCGCTGTGGGCAAGTCCAA GCTTATGGAGAGGTTTCTCATGGATGGATTGTATCCTTCAAGGTTGGAAATGCTCCTTGTTCCCGCTGCCCTTCCCCCCTCCTGCCAGCTGACCCCCATGCCCACCCCTGTGCCCCAGTGGCCCAGGGATGGAG ATTTCTGGGACACGGCAGGCCAGGAGCGGTTCCGGGGTATGCACGCCTCCTACTACCACAAGGCCCACGCTTGCATCATG GTGTTTGATGTACAGAGGAAAGTCACATACAAGAACCTGCACAGCTGGTACACGGAGCTTCGGGAGTTCAGGCCAGAGATCCCTTGCATCGTGGTGGCCAATAAAATCGACG CAGACATAAAGGTGACCCAGAAAAGCTTCAACTTTGCCAGGAAGTTCTCCCTACCCCTGTACTTTGTCTCAGCTGCTGATGGCACCAATGTCGTGAAG CTCTTCAACGATGCAATTCGATTAGCTGTGTCTTACAAACAGAATTCCCAGGACTTCATGGATGAGGTTTTGCAGGAGCTTGAG AACTTTGACTTGGAGCAGAAAGCAGCAGATGATCCAGACCGAGAGCAGCGTGGTGCCCTCGAGGGCCCAGCCCCCTCCTGA
- the RABL2B gene encoding rab-like protein 2B isoform X4 codes for MAEDRAKPCELDQKKYDADDSVKIICLGDSAVGKSKLMERFLMDGFRPQQLSTYALTLYKHMATVDGKTVLVDFWDTAGQERFRGMHASYYHKAHACIMVFDVQRKVTYKNLHSWYTELREFRPEIPCIVVANKIDDIKVTQKSFNFARKFSLPLYFVSAADGTNVVKLFNDAIRLAVSYKQNSQDFMDEVLQELENFDLEQKAADDPDREQRGALEGPAPS; via the exons ATGGCCGAGGACAGAGCCAAACCCTGTGAGCTGGACCAAAAGAAATATGATGCTGATGACAGTGTGAAGATCATATGCCTGGGGGACAGCGCTGTGGGCAAGTCCAA GCTTATGGAGAGGTTTCTCATGGATGGATT TCGGCCGCAGCAGCTGTCCACATACGCCCTGACCCTGTACAAGCACATGGCCACGGTGGACGGCAAGACCGTCCTTGTGG ATTTCTGGGACACGGCAGGCCAGGAGCGGTTCCGGGGTATGCACGCCTCCTACTACCACAAGGCCCACGCTTGCATCATG GTGTTTGATGTACAGAGGAAAGTCACATACAAGAACCTGCACAGCTGGTACACGGAGCTTCGGGAGTTCAGGCCAGAGATCCCTTGCATCGTGGTGGCCAATAAAATCGACG ACATAAAGGTGACCCAGAAAAGCTTCAACTTTGCCAGGAAGTTCTCCCTACCCCTGTACTTTGTCTCAGCTGCTGATGGCACCAATGTCGTGAAG CTCTTCAACGATGCAATTCGATTAGCTGTGTCTTACAAACAGAATTCCCAGGACTTCATGGATGAGGTTTTGCAGGAGCTTGAG AACTTTGACTTGGAGCAGAAAGCAGCAGATGATCCAGACCGAGAGCAGCGTGGTGCCCTCGAGGGCCCAGCCCCCTCCTGA
- the RABL2B gene encoding rab-like protein 2B isoform X5 produces MERFLMDGLYPSRLEMLLVPAALPPSCQLTPMPTPVPQWPRDGDFWDTAGQERFRGMHASYYHKAHACIMVFDVQRKVTYKNLHSWYTELREFRPEIPCIVVANKIDADIKVTQKSFNFARKFSLPLYFVSAADGTNVVKLFNDAIRLAVSYKQNSQDFMDEVLQELENFDLEQKAADDPDREQRGALEGPAPS; encoded by the exons ATGGAGAGGTTTCTCATGGATGGATTGTATCCTTCAAGGTTGGAAATGCTCCTTGTTCCCGCTGCCCTTCCCCCCTCCTGCCAGCTGACCCCCATGCCCACCCCTGTGCCCCAGTGGCCCAGGGATGGAG ATTTCTGGGACACGGCAGGCCAGGAGCGGTTCCGGGGTATGCACGCCTCCTACTACCACAAGGCCCACGCTTGCATCATG GTGTTTGATGTACAGAGGAAAGTCACATACAAGAACCTGCACAGCTGGTACACGGAGCTTCGGGAGTTCAGGCCAGAGATCCCTTGCATCGTGGTGGCCAATAAAATCGACG CAGACATAAAGGTGACCCAGAAAAGCTTCAACTTTGCCAGGAAGTTCTCCCTACCCCTGTACTTTGTCTCAGCTGCTGATGGCACCAATGTCGTGAAG CTCTTCAACGATGCAATTCGATTAGCTGTGTCTTACAAACAGAATTCCCAGGACTTCATGGATGAGGTTTTGCAGGAGCTTGAG AACTTTGACTTGGAGCAGAAAGCAGCAGATGATCCAGACCGAGAGCAGCGTGGTGCCCTCGAGGGCCCAGCCCCCTCCTGA
- the RABL2B gene encoding rab-like protein 2B isoform X2 encodes MAEDRAKPCELDQKKYDADDSVKIICLGDSAVGKSKLMERFLMDGLYPSRLEMLLVPAALPPSCQLTPMPTPVPQWPRDGDFWDTAGQERFRGMHASYYHKAHACIMVFDVQRKVTYKNLHSWYTELREFRPEIPCIVVANKIDDIKVTQKSFNFARKFSLPLYFVSAADGTNVVKLFNDAIRLAVSYKQNSQDFMDEVLQELENFDLEQKAADDPDREQRGALEGPAPS; translated from the exons ATGGCCGAGGACAGAGCCAAACCCTGTGAGCTGGACCAAAAGAAATATGATGCTGATGACAGTGTGAAGATCATATGCCTGGGGGACAGCGCTGTGGGCAAGTCCAA GCTTATGGAGAGGTTTCTCATGGATGGATTGTATCCTTCAAGGTTGGAAATGCTCCTTGTTCCCGCTGCCCTTCCCCCCTCCTGCCAGCTGACCCCCATGCCCACCCCTGTGCCCCAGTGGCCCAGGGATGGAG ATTTCTGGGACACGGCAGGCCAGGAGCGGTTCCGGGGTATGCACGCCTCCTACTACCACAAGGCCCACGCTTGCATCATG GTGTTTGATGTACAGAGGAAAGTCACATACAAGAACCTGCACAGCTGGTACACGGAGCTTCGGGAGTTCAGGCCAGAGATCCCTTGCATCGTGGTGGCCAATAAAATCGACG ACATAAAGGTGACCCAGAAAAGCTTCAACTTTGCCAGGAAGTTCTCCCTACCCCTGTACTTTGTCTCAGCTGCTGATGGCACCAATGTCGTGAAG CTCTTCAACGATGCAATTCGATTAGCTGTGTCTTACAAACAGAATTCCCAGGACTTCATGGATGAGGTTTTGCAGGAGCTTGAG AACTTTGACTTGGAGCAGAAAGCAGCAGATGATCCAGACCGAGAGCAGCGTGGTGCCCTCGAGGGCCCAGCCCCCTCCTGA
- the RABL2B gene encoding rab-like protein 2B isoform X3: MAEDRAKPCELDQKKYDADDSVKIICLGDSAVGKSKLMERFLMDGFRPQQLSTYALTLYKHMATVDGKTVLVDFWDTAGQERFRGMHASYYHKAHACIMVFDVQRKVTYKNLHSWYTELREFRPEIPCIVVANKIDADIKVTQKSFNFARKFSLPLYFVSAADGTNVVKLFNDAIRLAVSYKQNSQDFMDEVLQELENFDLEQKAADDPDREQRGALEGPAPS, encoded by the exons ATGGCCGAGGACAGAGCCAAACCCTGTGAGCTGGACCAAAAGAAATATGATGCTGATGACAGTGTGAAGATCATATGCCTGGGGGACAGCGCTGTGGGCAAGTCCAA GCTTATGGAGAGGTTTCTCATGGATGGATT TCGGCCGCAGCAGCTGTCCACATACGCCCTGACCCTGTACAAGCACATGGCCACGGTGGACGGCAAGACCGTCCTTGTGG ATTTCTGGGACACGGCAGGCCAGGAGCGGTTCCGGGGTATGCACGCCTCCTACTACCACAAGGCCCACGCTTGCATCATG GTGTTTGATGTACAGAGGAAAGTCACATACAAGAACCTGCACAGCTGGTACACGGAGCTTCGGGAGTTCAGGCCAGAGATCCCTTGCATCGTGGTGGCCAATAAAATCGACG CAGACATAAAGGTGACCCAGAAAAGCTTCAACTTTGCCAGGAAGTTCTCCCTACCCCTGTACTTTGTCTCAGCTGCTGATGGCACCAATGTCGTGAAG CTCTTCAACGATGCAATTCGATTAGCTGTGTCTTACAAACAGAATTCCCAGGACTTCATGGATGAGGTTTTGCAGGAGCTTGAG AACTTTGACTTGGAGCAGAAAGCAGCAGATGATCCAGACCGAGAGCAGCGTGGTGCCCTCGAGGGCCCAGCCCCCTCCTGA